Part of the Streptomyces europaeiscabiei genome is shown below.
CGGCACCACTGACGAGGGTCGCGCTCATGAGACGGTCGGTGCCGGAGAGGGGCCGGTGAAGCCCTTCTCCGCGCGCCAGCCGTCCACGATGGCGGCCTGCAGGCCGAACATCTCGGCCTTCTCGTCCGGTTCCTCGTGGTCGTAGCCGAGCAGGTGCAGCACTCCGTGGACGGTGAGGAGCTGGAGCTCCTCGTCCATGGAGTGCTGCGTGTCCGCTTCCTTGCCCTGCTTCTCGGCGACCTCGGGGCAGAGCACGATGTCGCCGAGCAGGCCCTGCGGCGGTTCGTCGTCGTCCTTCGACGGCGGACGCAGCTCGTCCATCGGGAAGGACATGACGTCGGTCGGACCGGGGAGGTCCATCCA
Proteins encoded:
- the ybeY gene encoding rRNA maturation RNase YbeY, which codes for MSIDVNNESGTEVDEQAILDIARYALTRMRIHPLSELSVIVVDADAMEQLHIQWMDLPGPTDVMSFPMDELRPPSKDDDEPPQGLLGDIVLCPEVAEKQGKEADTQHSMDEELQLLTVHGVLHLLGYDHEEPDEKAEMFGLQAAIVDGWRAEKGFTGPSPAPTVS